The sequence GTCGGAGCTGAACCGGTGGAAGTCCACGATCTGTGCCGGGTTGCGGATCGACAGGGCCAGCCGCGGCGGCTGGATCTCGGACCAGTCGCCGTACCGCTGACTCCAGAACGCGGTGCCCCACGCCTCGTTGAGCGTTTCGATCCTGCCGTACCGCCGGCGCAGCCAGCAGCGGAACGCCTCGGCGCTGGTCTCGCAGTAGCACAGCGCGTTGTGGCAGCCCAGCTCGTTGGAGACGTGCCAGAGGGCGAGCGCGGGATGGTCGCCGTAGCGCTCGGCGACCTGACGGACCAGGGCGTACGCCCGGTCGCGGAAGATCTGCGAGCTCGGGCACCAGGCCTGGCGACCGCCCGGGAACCGGGTGGTGCCGTCGGCGGCGGCCGGCAGCACCTGCGGGTGCAGGGTGGTCAGCCAGGGCGGCGGGGAGGACGTGCCGGTGCCCAGGTTGAGGCGGATGCCGTTGGCGTGCAGCAGCTCGACGACCTCGTCCAGAGCGGCGAACTCGTACCGGCCGGGAGCCGGTTCCAGGTCGGACCAGCCGAAGATGTTGACCGCGACCAGGTCGACGCCGGCCTCGCGCATCAGCGCCACGTCCTCGCGCCAGACGTCCGGCGTCCACTGCTCCGGGTTGTAGTCGCATCCCAGCGTGATACCGGGTGACGGCAAACGGAAGTTGTCCATGAAACTCCTGGTCACAGATGTGTGCACGTGCACACATTGCCGCGCGGCGACAGACTCGTTGCGGATGTGTGAACGTGCACACAGTAGGACCGGGTTGACGCAACGTCAATAGCGGTCGCGGCGCTATCGTGATCGCATGCCCCCGCCCCGCAAACGCGCCACGGTGCACGACATCGCGGCCGCCGCCGGCGTGTCCCGGGGCACCGTCAGCCGCGTCCTCAACGGCGGATACGTCTCGGCCGAGGCGCGCGCCGCCATCGAGGCGGCCATCACCGAGGTCGGCTACGTGCCGAACACCGCCGCCCGCACCCTCAAGATGCGCCGGTCACAGGCCGTCGGTTTCGTCGCCCTCGAACCGCACTCGCTGTTCCTCGACGACCCGAACATCGGCGCGATCATGCTGGGCGCCAACGCCGCGCTGTCCCTCGCCGACCACCAGATGGTCAGCCTGGTGGTCGAGTCGGCCCGGGACACCGAGCGGGTCGGGCGCTACCTGAGCGGCGGCTTCGTCGACGGCGCGATCGTCGTGTCGGCACGCACCCACGACCCGATCATCAAGGTGATCAGCGACCTGCGGCTGCCCGCCGCGTTCGTCGGGCATCCGCCCGACCTCGATCAACGGATCCCGTACGTCGGGATCGACAACGCCGGCTCGGCCCGCGCCGTCACCGAGCGCCTGCTGGCGACCGGACGCCGCCGGGTCGGCATGATCGCGGCCGCGCTGGACCGCGACTCGGGGATCGACCGGCTCGCCGGATTCCGCGCCGCCCTCGGCGACGCCTTCGACGGCGACCTGGTCGCCGAGGTGCCGCACTACGACTACGGCTCCGGCATCAAAGGCATGCGCCTGCTGCTCGACCGCGAACCGGCGATCGACGGGGTGTTCGCGGCGTCGGACGCCATCGCGGCGGGCGCGCTGGAGACCCTGCGCGAGGCGGGGCGCAGCGTGCCCGGCGACGTCGGGCTCGTCGGCTTCGACGACAGCACGTGGGCGGTGCGCACCCAGCCGCCACTGTCGACGGTGCACCAGCCGGCGAAGCAGATCGGCACGGTGGCGGCCCAGTTGATCCTGCGCCAGCTGCGCGGCGAGCAGCTCGACCCGGGCGGCCAACTGCTGCCCACCCCGATCGTCTGGCGCGACTCGGCCTAGAGGCGGCGCGGGGCCCGGCCCCGACACGGTGCCCGGCGCCGACACGAGGCCCGGCGCCGACATGGGGCCCCGCCCCCCACACAGGCCCGGCGGCAACACCAGGCCCGGCGCCGACACGAAGCCCCGCCCCCACAAACCCGGCGGCAACACCAGGCCCGGGATCAACAACAGGCCCGGCGCCGACAGGAAGCCCCGCCCCCACAGCAAGCCCGGCGGCAACACCAGGCCCTCCCCAACAGCAGGCCCGGCGCCACCGACACCAGGCACCAGCACCAGGCCCGGCCGCAACACCCAGGCCCGGCGCCAAACAGGAGGCCCGACTCCAACCAGGCCCGGCCCCATCACGAGGCTCGGCTCTGGCACGAGGCGCGGCTCCGCACGGGGATCGGCTCCGGCCCGACCACGGGGCGGGTGGTTCGTATCGGAGCGGAACCTCGGTGGGGAACGGCCGCGAGCGGGCGGCCTGGCTTTCCGGCGACCTCGCGCCCCGGGGCGACCGGCCGTCGACCGCGCAGGCGACGTCGGCCGCCGAAGGTGCCGGGCAGGCGGCGCGAACCGCCGAAGGTGGTGCGCAGGCGGCGCGAACCCCCGAAGGTGGTGCGCAGGCGACCGTCAGCCGCCGAAGGTGGTGCGCAGGCGACCGTCAGCCGCCGAAGGTGGTGCGCAGGCGGCGGGCCAGCGACGGGGGTGGCGGGGGTGGCGTCGGCCGGCGGCCGGGCACCGGCTCGGACCGGCCGATCGGCCGGTCGTAGTCGGCGGCGGCGATCGCGGCGATGATCTCGGGCTCGCCGAAGGTCTCCGAGCCGGGGATCGACGGGACGAAGCCGACCAGGACGCCGTCGCGCATGACCTGGGCCTCCAGCCCGGCGGTGCCGTCGTTGTCCCAGATCGCCTCGCGGCCGTCGGGCAGGACGACGCGGATGCCATACCGGGTGCGGCCGGCGTGCGGGAGTTTCAGATGAGCGAAGACATTGCGCTCGCGCAGCCGCTCGACGACGCGGCGGGCCCGGTTCTCGTCCATGCGAGCGACGGTAACGCGGTTGCCTGCGGACACGCTGAGGGCCGGCTCGGCGACCGTTGAGAACCGGTCACGAAGCGCGCATGTAACATGACCCGCAGACGTATCTGCAGGTCACATCGACGCATGTTACTCCCCTGTAACAGGAAATGCACCGGATTCCATTTCTCGGCCCCCTGCCTTACTGTGCGGTAACCGAAGCGCTTCGGCCCCCCAGGAATCCCCTCGTGGATATCGGAGGCCATCGATGAGTAGGGCTACCGTCCTCGCCTGCCTCGTCTCCTCGTCCGTCCTCGCCCTCACCGTCGCCGCCGCATCCCCCGCCCAGGCGGCCGGTGTCGACTACGTCGCTCTCGGCGACTCCTACTCCTCCGGGGTCGGCGCGCCCGGACAGTCCGGCATCTGCCTGCGCAGCAACCACAGCTACGCCGCGCAGTGGGCCGCCCGCAACAGCCCCACGTCGTTCCAGTTCCTGGCCTGCGGCGGCGCGGTCACCGACGACGTCGTCAAGACGCAGGTGCCGGCCATGAACAGCGGCGCCGACCTGGTCAGCATCACCATCGGCGGCAACGACGCGGGCTTCGCCCCGACCGTGCTGACCTGCCTGACCAGCAGCGACGCCACCTGCACGGCCAAGGTGAACCAGGGCCGGGCGTACGTCGCGAACACGCTCCCCGGCAAGCTCGACGCGACCTACGCCGCGATCCGGGCGAAGGCGCCCGGGGCGCGCGTGGTGGTGCTGTCCTACCCGAACATCTTCGACACCTCGTCGGTCCTCTGCGAGATGAGCACGACCAAGCGCAAGGCGCTGAACGGCGGCGCCCAGGCGCTGGACGACATGATCAAGTCGCGGGCGACGGCGGCCGGGTTCGTCTACGCCGACGTGCGGGACAACTTCGCCGGGCACGGGGTGTGCTCGTCACGGCCGTACCTGAACGGGCTGACCATCATCCCGCCGCAGAACTCCTACCACCCGAACGTCAACGGCTACACGTCCGGCTATCTGCCCGCGCTGACCGGCGCCGCCTGACCGGTGCCGGGGCTCCCGCACACCGGCGGGAGCCCCGGCAACGGGGCCGCAACCGGTGGGCACCGCCGGTGGCCGCCCGGGTCGGGCAGCATCTCCTGCCATGGCCCGAGTGAACACGCTGCTCTTCCTCGTCACCGTCGCGCTCACCGTGGTGGCGGCGATCGACTGCCTGGCGGCCGACCGCGTGCGGCACTTCCCGCGTGGCGCGTGGCTGCTGCTCGTGGCCTGCTGCCCGGTGGCCGGACCGATCGCCTGGTTCCGGGCCGGGCGCGGGGACACGGCACCGGCCGGGCGTCCGGCGACAGGAACCGCTCCGCTCGGACCCGAGGACGACCCGGAGTTCGTCCGGATGCTGGCCGAGGCGATCCGCGACCGCTGACCGGTCCCGGCCGCGCCGGGACCGGACGACGCCGGCCCGGACCGGACGCCGGGCAGCCGGACGCCGGCCGGGACCCGGTGCTGCGGTCAGCCGGCGAGCGGGCGCCAGGCGTGGCGCAGCTTCCAGCTCTGCGCGCCGGCGAGGAACTCGGTCAGCAGCCGGACCGCCTCGGCGCGGTCCGCGGTCTCGGTACGGAAGTGGCGCTCCGGACCGCCCTCGCGGTACTCCAGCGCGTACCGGCCGGGCTCGGCGCCGGCCGCCGGACCGTAGCCGACCTGGACGAACCAGCCGTCCGCGCGCTCCAGGATCAGGAAGTAGTTGTCCGGCCCGATGCGGCTGACCATCCGCTCGATCCGGTCCGGGGTGGGATCGGCGATGTCCGGGCCCACCGCGGAGGTCAGGACGAAACCCGGGGCGTGCCCGGCCGCGTTCGGGTTGAGCAGGTGGCTCTGCGGCTCGTAGCAGACCAGGCCGTATTCGCGGGCCAGCGCGACCACGGCGGCGCCCACCTCGCCGGCCCGGGGCCAGGCGACGGTCAGCGACAGGACCGCGTCGGAGGGCGTGGGCACGACACTCCAGACGTCCGAGGACGGCGGGAAGCGTTCGACGAGGGCGGCGAACATCTCCGGTACGGCGGGGTGCGGCCGGAACACCTCGGCGTCCCCCTCGTGCCAGCGGCGCAGCTTGGTCTCGGCGATGGCGGGTGTGATCGGTTCCGGCTCGTGCCAGACGTGCAGATCGAAGCTCATGACGGGCACCCCCTCCCGGTGTATCGACGGATCTTAGTGTGCTGTGTCACTGCGCGGGGACGCGACCCGCGCGGCGCGGCGCTCACCAGGTGAAGATCCGACCTCGGGCGGTGCTGATCGACGTGTGGCCGTCCCGCTCGTACCGGTACGCCATCACGACCGTGTAGGTGCCGCCGCGTCGGGGCCGGGCGCCGACCGGCCCGCACCCCTGCGTCATCGCGCCCCGGGTGAAGGTGAGGTCGGCGCAGGTGGTGGGACCGGCCACGGTACGGCCGGTGCCGGCGTCGCGCAGGGTCACCTCGATCTGCGCGCGGCCCCCGGCCGGGGCGGTCAGCGAGGCCTGGAACCGGACGCTGTCGCCCACCGAGTGGCACGGGCGCGGGGCGAGCGGGCTGCGGGTGGGCAGGTCGAAGATGAAACCCTGGGCACACTGCCACGGGCCGTACACCTGGCCCTCCGGAATCGGCGAGCGGGTGCGGCGCGACTGCACGGCGCGGGTGGTACGTACGCCGGTGGGTTCCGGGGTGGGTGAAGCGGTCCGGCGGCGCGGCCGTGGCTTCACCGGAGGCGGACGCCGCGGCGTGGCGGACGCCGCGGCCGGCAGCCGATGACTGGGCAGGACGCCGATGTGCGGGCGCGTGGCGGGGGCGGCGCTGTCGTGCTCCGGCCGCCAGACCGAGGTGGCCAGGCCGGAGGCGAGCAGGACCCCGGCGAGGACCGCGACGACGGCGCCGGAACGGACCCAGCGGTGGCGCGGGGCATCGTTGCGCGGCTTGCGGGCCCGGGGTACGGCGTGCCGCCCGCCCCGCGGCAGCCGGATGCCGGCGCGCAGCTCGGGCGGTGCGATCGCCATGTCGTCGGGGTCGGCCGGGGGCAGGCTCGGCGTGCGCAACGGCGGCAGCGCGGGCACCTCGGCCAGCGTGCGGGCCAGCAGGCGCAGATCCCGGACCAGCGCGGTGGCCGGCGGGCGCTGCCGGGGTTTGGCACAGATGCAGGCGCGGATCAGTCGCCACAGCTCGTCGGGGATGCCCGGGCGGCGTTCCGGGCGGCCCTCGGCGTGCAGGCGCATCAGCTCCGGGACCGAGTCGCTCAGGTACGGCGGCCGGCCGCAGACCAGCTCGTAGAGCAGCACGCCGAGGGCGTACACATCGGTGGCCGGGCTCGGGGTGGCGCCGTGGAACGCCTCCGGGGCCATGTAGTGCGGCGTGCCGACGACCGCGTTCGGGGTGGTCATGCTCGGCACGTTGAGGATCCGGGCGATGCCGAAGTCGGTGAGCCGGGTCTCCAGGCGCCCGTCCCGGCACAGCAGCAGGATGTTGTCCGGTTTCAGGTCCCGGTGGATGACGCCCATCTCGTGCGCCTCGGCCAGCGCGTCGGCGACCTGGGCGGCGAGCCGGGCCGCCTCGGCGGGCGCCAGGGTCCGCTCCCGTTCCAGGTGGTCGCGCAGGCTGCCGCCGGCCACCAGGTCCATCACCAGAGCCAGCGTCTCCCCGACGCTGAACAGGTCGCGCACCCGCACCACGTTGCGGTGCCGCAGCATCAGCAGGATGGTGCGCTCCTGCACGAAGCGGGTGACCAGCCGGGGCTGGCGCAGCAGGCTCTCGTGCAGGAGCTTGACCGCGACCGGCTCCCGCGTGGCGCGGTCCTCGCCCTGCCAGACGGTGCCGGTGGCACCCTGCCCGATCGGTCTGACCAGACGGTACGAATTTCCGACACAGCGTCCGGCAAGCTCACCACTGTCCGTGGGATCCTGCGTGGGATCCTCCATCACTCCGGGGTCCTTCCGCCTGACGGCAATGCCCCGGAATACTGCTTTTTGTCCGGATGAATCGGCAAGCCCCCCGGCGCAGATTCGCACGGTCCGGCAGGAGTGACCGCCCGCCCGTCACGTATCCCCGTGGATCTCGTTCAGCCGGTTGCCGGGGTCGGCTGCGGGCCGCACAGCGAGCGGATCGCGCCCAGCAGCGTCGAACGGGTGAACGGCTTCTCCAGCAGCATGCTGTTCTCGTCCAGATGCAGCTGCGGGCCCAGCGACGCCGCGGTGTACCCGGACATGTAGAGCACCGGCAGGTCCGGCTGGTGGGTGCGCAGCGCACCGGCCAGTTCCGGACCGGTCATCGTCGGCATCACCACATCGGTGATCAGCAGGTCCGGGCGTGCGCCGGAGGCCACCTGGGTGACCGCGGTCAGCGCGTCGGTGGCCACGCTGATCTCGTACCCGGCCGGGGCGATCAGCCGCTGCACCAGCTGCGCGACGTCCGGCTGGTCCTCCACGATCAGCACCCGGCCGATCACCGCCTGCTTCTCCCGGCGCTCCCCGGTCGGCTGCGGGCGTTCCTCGGCGGCCGGCAGGTAGATGTGCACGGTGGTGCCGATCCGCGGCTTCGACTCCAGCTCGATGTACCCGCCCAGGTTCTGCACGATCCCGGCGGTGGTGGCCAGGCCCAGCCCGGCCGCGGTGGGACGGGTGGTGAAGAACGGCTCCAGGGCCCGCCGGCGGACCTCGTCGTCCATTCCGGTGCCGGTGTCGGTGACCACCAGGTGCACCAGCTTTCCGGTGGGCGCGCCCTCGGCCAGCTGCCCCGGCTCCACCACCTCGTTGGTCGCCGCCACCCGGACCATGCCGCCGTGCAGCATCGCGTCCCGGGCGTTCGCGGCCAGGTTCACCAGCGCCTGCTCCAGCGGGCCGCGCTCGGCCTTGACCGGCCAGACGTCCGGGCCGAACGCGAGGTCCAGCCCGATCCGCTCGCCCAGCGTCCGGCTGAACAGCGACTGCACGTCGGTGAGCAGGTCCGGGATCGGGATCACCTCGGGCCGGTTGCCCTCGCTGCGGCCGAACGCGAGCAGCTGGTGGGTGAGCGTCCGCCCGGTCGACACCGCGTCCAGGATGTCCTTGGCGAGCTGGTGCGTCGACGAGCCCTCCTCGGACTGGCTCAGGATCATGTCGGCCGAGCCGGCCACCACGGTCATCAGGTTGTTGAAGTCGTGCGACAGCCCGCCGATCAGCTGGCCCAGGCTGTCCAGCCGGCGCAGGTGGTCCAGCTGCCGCTTGAGTCCGCGGGCGTCGATGTGGTCGGTGGTGTCGGTGACCATGCACAGCACGCCGCCGAAGTCGCCGTGATCGTCACGGACCGGCATCATGCTCATCCGCACGCTGCGGCGCGAGCCGTCGGCGCGCATCAGCCGGGTGGCGCCGACCGTGGACCGGCCCTGCTTGCACTCGGCGATCCGGCGGTCCAGCTCCTTCTGGCCCTGGTTGTCCAGGAAGCCGCGCAGCGACACCCCGATCAGCTCCCGGCGCGGCATGCCCAGGACCACGCCGATCGGCTCGTTGGCGTACGTCGCCACGCCCTCCGGGTCCAGCTGCAGCACCCCCTCCGGGATGGTCTCCAGCACCCGGCGGTACCGCTCCTCGGAGGCGCGCAGCCGTTCCAGCGCGCGGGCGCTGGACACCGCGAGCGACAACTCGCCGGCGATGTCCCGGGCCAGCTCCACCTCGGGCGTGGAGTAGAAGGCGTTCGGCGTGTGCCGGGTCAGCAGCAGATAACCGGCGTACGTGTTGTCCACGATCACCGGGCTGAGCACCGCGGCGGTGATCTGGTGCTCCGGCGCCGCCAGGGCCGCGGCCGAGTCGCCGGCCAGCACGATCGGGCGGCGGCTGGCGGCCAGCGTGGTCGAGTACTCGTCGTCCGGGGTCTGGCCGGCCCGGTCCAGCGCCCGGGCCAGCGGGGCGGAGCGAGCGTCCTCCAGGTGGTGGTACGCGATCTGTTCGTACCGGCCGTCGTCACGCAGCAGCTGCACGCCGGCGCCGTCCCCGATCATGTCGGCGGCGGCACGTGCCGCCGTTGATCGCACCTCGGCCGGATCCTCGGCGGCGCGGCTGAGCGCGAGAGCGAGGTCGGCGAGCGCGTACCGCAGGGGGTAAGCCATGACACCCATGTGCACATTTTTCGCGTTATGGAACGTGCGCGAGGGGTGTTCAGCGGAATCCGGCCCGGTTGTTCGCCACCGGACCGGATTCCCCTCGGGTTTTCGGCTGTTTTCAGGCGAACAGGGCGCTGACCGACTCGCCGTTGTGTATCCGGCGCATCGCCTCGGCCAGCGCCGGTGCCACCGACAGCACGGTCAGCTTCTCGTGCCGCTTGGCCGGCGGGATCGGCACCGTGTTCGTGCAGACGATCTCCTCGACCTCCTTCTCCGCGGCCAGCCGCTGCACCGCGTCGTTGGTGAGCAGGCCGTGCGTGCAGGCCACCCGGACGCTGCGGACGTTGCGCTCGCGCAGCCGGGCGAGCAGCTCGAACACCGTGCTGCCCTTGGCGATCTCGTCGTCCAGCACGATCACGTCCCGGTCGGCGACGTCCCCGATGACCGAGCTGATCACCACCTTGTCGTCGGCGAACCGCTGCTTGGCGCCGGCCGCGACGTCGATGTCCAGCAGCCGGGCGAACGCGGCGGCCTCCTTGGCGTTGCCCAGGTCCGGGGAGACCACCACGGTGTTGCTCAGGTCGTAGCGGCGGAAGTGGTGGGCCAGCTCGCGCAGCGCGTGCAGGTGGTCCACCGGGATGCTGAAGAAACCGTGCACCTGCGGGGAGTGCAGGGTCATCGCCAGCACCCGGTCGGCGCCGGCGGTGGTCAACAGATCGGCGACCAGGCGGCCGCCGATCGAGATGCGGGGCGCGTCCTTCTTGTCGGAACGGGCGTACGCGTAGTGCGGCAGGACCACGGTGATCCGGCCGGCCGACGCGCCACGGGCGGCGTCGAGCATGAAGAGCAACTCGGCGAGATGCTCCTGGGTCGGGGGCACCAGCGGCTGGATCAGGAACACGTCGCGTTCCCGGCAGTTGCCCTCCAGCTGCACCTCGATGCAGTCGTTGGCGAACCGGGAGATCCGGGTGGGCGAGAGCGGAACGGCGAGCTGCTCGCAGATCTCCGCGGCGAGCTCAGGATGGGCGGATCCGGTGAAAACGGCGATGTCACGCACGGGCACTCATGGTAGGAGGCGGCCGTACCGGGTCGTCAGGACGGTCCGGCACGGCCGGCGCGCGCGTCGGCGACGCCCCTACAGCCAGCCACGTCTCTTCAGGTAGAGGTAGAGCGCGCCGGCGGAGAGCACGAGCAGCGCCAGGCTCTGCACGAACCCCCAGGTCCGCTCGTAGCCGGGATAGGGCACGTTCTGCCCGAAATAACCGGTCAGCGCGGTCGGCACCGCGATCACCGCGGCCCACGCGGCGAGTTTGCGGGTGATGTCGTTGAGGATGTTGCTCTGCTCGTTGAGATCGGCGTCGAGCAGTTCGGTGATCCGGGTGAGGGAGTGCTCGATCGATTCCAGCGCGCGCTCCGCGTGGTCCTCGACGTCCCGGTAGTACGGCCGCAACTGGTCGTCGACCAGCTCGCCGCCGGTGCGGCTCACCTCGGCCACCACGTCCTGCATCGGCGCGACCGCCCGGCGCAGCACGGCCAGCGCGCGGCGCAGCGCGAACCCGTGCATCCGGACCGGTCGGGGCGCGCCACCCGGACCGAGCATCCGGTCCTCGATCGCGTCCATCGCCTCGTCGACCGCCCGGGCGGCGGCGTACTGGCTGTCGACGACCACGTCGAAGAGGCCGTACAGCAGGAAGTCGACGCCGGAGGCGGCGGCCAGCCCGGTGTCGCGGTCCCACCGGTCGACCAGCTGGTCCACGTCGCCGCGGTGCTTGTGGACGGTGATCAGCGCCCGGTCCGTCACGAATGCGCTGATCTCCACTTTCCGCACCTTCGCCGTGGCGTCGTCGCCGTCGCCGCTGTCGCCGTCGAAGGAGAGCGCGTAGACGTTCACGAACAGGTGGTCCGGATAACGGTCGAGTTTGGGGCGCTCGTGCTCGGCGAGCGCGTCCTCCACGGCCAGCGGGTGCAACCCGAACTCGGCGGCGACCGCGGCCAGGTCGGCCGCGGAGGGTTGCAGCAGGTCCAGCCAGGCGACCGCGTCCGGGTTGTCGCGCAACCGGCCGGCCAGCTCACCGGCGCCGAAGTCCCGCGCGATCACCCGACCGCCCGAGTAGAGACGCGACTGTACGGGGCAGGAGATCGCTGCGGTCACCGCCTCACTATGCCCGGGCGGAAATCGGGCGGAAACCCGACTCGGCCTACGATGAACCGTGACTTGGCTCGATGACTTGCTGACCGCGTTCTACACCGCCAAATGGCAGGTGACCCCGGACCAGGCGATCTACTGGCGGGAGATCGTCGGGAACGCCTTCGGACTGGGCTCGGCGCTGTTCGGTCTGCGCCGCAGCGCGCTGGCCTGGCCGATCGGGATCGTCGGCAACGTGCTGCTGTTCACCGTCTTCCTCGGCCAGGCGCTCGGCAACGACCAGGGCACCCCGCTCTACGGCCAGGCCGCCCGCCAGGTGTTCTTCCTGATCACCAGCCTCTACGGCTGGTGGCGCTGGCGACGCAACCGGTTGGTCGAGCACGGCGCGGCCGTCGTGCCGCACTGGGCCGGCCACCGGCAACGCCTGATCTTCGTCCCGGCCGCGCTGGTCGCCGTGGTGGCCTGCTTCTTCGTGTTCCGTGCGATCGGCGCCGGCTTCCCGGTGCCCTGGTGGTACTACCTGGCCGACTCGTGGATCTTCGTGGGGTCGATGCTGGCCACCTACGCGATGGCCCGCGGCTGGGTGGAGTTCTGGCTCTGCTGGATCGCGGTGGACCTGGTCGGCGTGCCGGAGCTGCTGCACTTCGGCTACTACCCGTCGGCCGTGCTCTACGCCGTCTACGCCGGTTTCGTGATCTGGGGCTTCGTGGTCTGGCTGCGGATCTCCCGGACCGAGCGGCCGCGGGGCTCCGGCGAGCCGCTGCCGGTGCCGGCCTGACCGCGCAGGACCAGGTGCACGCACACGCCGGCCACCAGCCCCCAGAACGCCGAACCGATGTGCGCGACGGTCATCCCGGACGCGGTCGCGGCCAGGGTGACCAGCGCGCCCTCCCGGGCCGGCCGGTCGTCCAGGGCGCCGGCCAGGCTGCCCAGCAGCGCGCCGAGCAGGGCCACCCCGCAGACCGCGGCGACCAGTGGCCGCGGTAACGCGGTGAAGAAGCCGACCAGCCCGGTGCCGAGGAATCCGC is a genomic window of Actinoplanes teichomyceticus ATCC 31121 containing:
- a CDS encoding serine/threonine-protein kinase, whose product is MEDPTQDPTDSGELAGRCVGNSYRLVRPIGQGATGTVWQGEDRATREPVAVKLLHESLLRQPRLVTRFVQERTILLMLRHRNVVRVRDLFSVGETLALVMDLVAGGSLRDHLERERTLAPAEAARLAAQVADALAEAHEMGVIHRDLKPDNILLLCRDGRLETRLTDFGIARILNVPSMTTPNAVVGTPHYMAPEAFHGATPSPATDVYALGVLLYELVCGRPPYLSDSVPELMRLHAEGRPERRPGIPDELWRLIRACICAKPRQRPPATALVRDLRLLARTLAEVPALPPLRTPSLPPADPDDMAIAPPELRAGIRLPRGGRHAVPRARKPRNDAPRHRWVRSGAVVAVLAGVLLASGLATSVWRPEHDSAAPATRPHIGVLPSHRLPAAASATPRRPPPVKPRPRRRTASPTPEPTGVRTTRAVQSRRTRSPIPEGQVYGPWQCAQGFIFDLPTRSPLAPRPCHSVGDSVRFQASLTAPAGGRAQIEVTLRDAGTGRTVAGPTTCADLTFTRGAMTQGCGPVGARPRRGGTYTVVMAYRYERDGHTSISTARGRIFTW
- a CDS encoding LacI family DNA-binding transcriptional regulator, which encodes MPPPRKRATVHDIAAAAGVSRGTVSRVLNGGYVSAEARAAIEAAITEVGYVPNTAARTLKMRRSQAVGFVALEPHSLFLDDPNIGAIMLGANAALSLADHQMVSLVVESARDTERVGRYLSGGFVDGAIVVSARTHDPIIKVISDLRLPAAFVGHPPDLDQRIPYVGIDNAGSARAVTERLLATGRRRVGMIAAALDRDSGIDRLAGFRAALGDAFDGDLVAEVPHYDYGSGIKGMRLLLDREPAIDGVFAASDAIAAGALETLREAGRSVPGDVGLVGFDDSTWAVRTQPPLSTVHQPAKQIGTVAAQLILRQLRGEQLDPGGQLLPTPIVWRDSA
- a CDS encoding ribose-phosphate diphosphokinase, yielding MRDIAVFTGSAHPELAAEICEQLAVPLSPTRISRFANDCIEVQLEGNCRERDVFLIQPLVPPTQEHLAELLFMLDAARGASAGRITVVLPHYAYARSDKKDAPRISIGGRLVADLLTTAGADRVLAMTLHSPQVHGFFSIPVDHLHALRELAHHFRRYDLSNTVVVSPDLGNAKEAAAFARLLDIDVAAGAKQRFADDKVVISSVIGDVADRDVIVLDDEIAKGSTVFELLARLRERNVRSVRVACTHGLLTNDAVQRLAAEKEVEEIVCTNTVPIPPAKRHEKLTVLSVAPALAEAMRRIHNGESVSALFA
- a CDS encoding PLD nuclease N-terminal domain-containing protein is translated as MARVNTLLFLVTVALTVVAAIDCLAADRVRHFPRGAWLLLVACCPVAGPIAWFRAGRGDTAPAGRPATGTAPLGPEDDPEFVRMLAEAIRDR
- a CDS encoding hybrid sensor histidine kinase/response regulator, whose protein sequence is MGVMAYPLRYALADLALALSRAAEDPAEVRSTAARAAADMIGDGAGVQLLRDDGRYEQIAYHHLEDARSAPLARALDRAGQTPDDEYSTTLAASRRPIVLAGDSAAALAAPEHQITAAVLSPVIVDNTYAGYLLLTRHTPNAFYSTPEVELARDIAGELSLAVSSARALERLRASEERYRRVLETIPEGVLQLDPEGVATYANEPIGVVLGMPRRELIGVSLRGFLDNQGQKELDRRIAECKQGRSTVGATRLMRADGSRRSVRMSMMPVRDDHGDFGGVLCMVTDTTDHIDARGLKRQLDHLRRLDSLGQLIGGLSHDFNNLMTVVAGSADMILSQSEEGSSTHQLAKDILDAVSTGRTLTHQLLAFGRSEGNRPEVIPIPDLLTDVQSLFSRTLGERIGLDLAFGPDVWPVKAERGPLEQALVNLAANARDAMLHGGMVRVAATNEVVEPGQLAEGAPTGKLVHLVVTDTGTGMDDEVRRRALEPFFTTRPTAAGLGLATTAGIVQNLGGYIELESKPRIGTTVHIYLPAAEERPQPTGERREKQAVIGRVLIVEDQPDVAQLVQRLIAPAGYEISVATDALTAVTQVASGARPDLLITDVVMPTMTGPELAGALRTHQPDLPVLYMSGYTAASLGPQLHLDENSMLLEKPFTRSTLLGAIRSLCGPQPTPATG
- a CDS encoding magnesium transporter CorA family protein, whose product is MTAAISCPVQSRLYSGGRVIARDFGAGELAGRLRDNPDAVAWLDLLQPSAADLAAVAAEFGLHPLAVEDALAEHERPKLDRYPDHLFVNVYALSFDGDSGDGDDATAKVRKVEISAFVTDRALITVHKHRGDVDQLVDRWDRDTGLAAASGVDFLLYGLFDVVVDSQYAAARAVDEAMDAIEDRMLGPGGAPRPVRMHGFALRRALAVLRRAVAPMQDVVAEVSRTGGELVDDQLRPYYRDVEDHAERALESIEHSLTRITELLDADLNEQSNILNDITRKLAAWAAVIAVPTALTGYFGQNVPYPGYERTWGFVQSLALLVLSAGALYLYLKRRGWL
- a CDS encoding SGNH/GDSL hydrolase family protein encodes the protein MSRATVLACLVSSSVLALTVAAASPAQAAGVDYVALGDSYSSGVGAPGQSGICLRSNHSYAAQWAARNSPTSFQFLACGGAVTDDVVKTQVPAMNSGADLVSITIGGNDAGFAPTVLTCLTSSDATCTAKVNQGRAYVANTLPGKLDATYAAIRAKAPGARVVVLSYPNIFDTSSVLCEMSTTKRKALNGGAQALDDMIKSRATAAGFVYADVRDNFAGHGVCSSRPYLNGLTIIPPQNSYHPNVNGYTSGYLPALTGAA
- a CDS encoding nicotinamide mononucleotide transporter family protein, with translation MTWLDDLLTAFYTAKWQVTPDQAIYWREIVGNAFGLGSALFGLRRSALAWPIGIVGNVLLFTVFLGQALGNDQGTPLYGQAARQVFFLITSLYGWWRWRRNRLVEHGAAVVPHWAGHRQRLIFVPAALVAVVACFFVFRAIGAGFPVPWWYYLADSWIFVGSMLATYAMARGWVEFWLCWIAVDLVGVPELLHFGYYPSAVLYAVYAGFVIWGFVVWLRISRTERPRGSGEPLPVPA